A stretch of Babesia bigemina genome assembly Bbig001, chromosome : III DNA encodes these proteins:
- a CDS encoding 26S proteasome non-ATPase regulatory subunit Nin1/mts3 family protein, putative: MSTDDIEKLVADLQGAFSEASSDPRAVAPCAGILNKIKERLTQCHLKGFSGDARFLSLAREAYEIGALLSLQLGDVGSFDCYYSYLHPFYFDYTGVVQRSERTDVVLGLRMLHLLTENRIGDFYMLLELLPADIRASRNIQYVVELERSMMEGKLTRLIDVRQTAPSAYYWSLADKLADTARNKIAAAMEIAYPSLGMADAAAMLKLRDVNELASFMNHYNKSRKTDDSRAVQWRIEGDRVCFVSEAPVRGSVPSKEMLAYSLGYIEELEKIV; the protein is encoded by the exons ATGTCAACGGACGATATAGAAAAGCTCGTCGCTGATCTGCAGGGCGCGTTTTCGGAGGCCTCCTCCGACCCCCGCGCCGTGGCGCCATGTGCTGGCATCTTGAACAAGATCAAGGAGCGGCTGACGCAGTGCCATCTCAAGGGCTTCAGCGGCGATGCTCGCTTCCTGTCGCTGGCGCGCGAGGCGTACGAGATCGGCGCTTTGCTGTCGTTGCAGCTCGGCGACGTGGGTAGCTTCGACTGCTACTACTCGTATCTTCATCCGTTTTACTTCGACTACACAGGG GTCGTCCAGCGTAGCGAGCGTACGGACGTGGTCCTGGGCCTCCGTATGCTGCACCTGCTGACGGAGAATCGCATCGGTGACTTTTacatgctgctggagcttcTGCCGGCCGACATTCGCGCCAGCCGTAACATCCAGTACGTGGTGGAGCTGGAGCGCAGCATGATGGAGGGCAAGCTGACCCGGCTGATTGACGTGCGGCAGACGGCGCCCTCCGCCTACTACTGGTCGTTGGCGGACAAGCTGGCCGACACCGCGCGGAACAAGATCGCGGCTGCGATGGAGATCGCGTACCCCAGCTTGGGCATGGCGGATGCAGCTGCGATGCTGAAACTGCGTGACGTGAAC GAACTTGCGTCCTTCATGAACCACTACAACAAGTCCAGGAAGACGGACG ATTCACGTGCTGTTCAGTGGCGCATTGAGGGAGACCGCGTCTGCTTCGTCAGCGAGGCGCCCGTGCGCGGCAGCGTGCCTTCTAAGGAGATGCTGGCGTACTCGCTGGGCTACatcgaggagctggagaagATCGTATGA
- a CDS encoding carbamoyl phosphate synthetase, putative → MGHDSDSSEHVWYPEELRRGPPAKLLLKDGTEYCGYSFGYVDESYNYVDPGSVDTTGEIVFSTAMVGYAEALTDPSFLGQILVMTYPSLGNTGVPPTEQDEFGYLKWFESSKIHVRGFVCCDYSVHDSHWSSCKSLSAWLREERIPAIAGIDTRALTKHLRTCGSMLGRIIIGRAATLPADSRLLSNSAFYDTNSVNLLETLPLSPPTLYTMREVDGHKYVSKFEFTAAELKEILQRDPGAFHVADAMSAFAPKLKYDGYPKSPVQPHSPAGSCGAQGSGELSNCLGLKDVTLVVVVNCGAKSNIIRLMLRMCPPQMRLLLVPFSFDFARIPYDGLVISNGPGDPNEAHSTIANLRLAMQRTAPIFGICLGHQLMAIAAGASTYKMTYGHRGFNQPCVDLRTSKCYMTSQNHGFAVDEDTIPPDWSTLFVNANDGCVEGLIHMVNPWFSSQFHPEASGGPTDTTFLMLDFIYSMGKNGCIPLHIRAITPRVQWKRILLLSSGGISIGQAGEFDYSGSQAIKALKESGADVILVNPNVATVQTSYGLADVIYFQPITFEFVSEIIAKERPDGIMCSFGGQTALNCGIELFKSGILAKYNCEVLGTPIETIINTEDRAIFNEKMAEIGERCAPSKVGTSADSCVAAAAELGYPVLVRTNFALGGFGSGFAKDEAELREILSNIFTAGSCRNGHEPAEGTASPNQADVGPGSVSEDSTVCVYIDKALNGWKEIEFEIIRDSNDNCITPASMENFNPLGIHTGDSIVVAPAQTLTNVELYKYREIAFKIVRHLGIIGECNIQFAVNPDSDEYFIVELNARLSRSSALASKATGYPLAYVAARIALGFDLVQMRNAITLVTTACFEPSLDYVVVKIPKWDLRKFEFADNLLGSSMKSVGEVMSIGRTFEEAMQKALRMSGDGVTGFSSGVLSTADRDAVVHGLCHPTPDHVSAIARAFELGMSVSEVHGLTRIDPWFLHRLHYLHVLTSHLGRFSSVSELSFNQMRCYKVHGFSDKQIAEGLGDASATEDDVRVHRKSLGVIPVTKVIDTLAAEYPAKTNYCYLTYNGIENDVSACSPADVARSSCDDGDCTGKSSGPAIVVLGCGPYRIGSSIEFDWSAVSCVKALRSLGYRAVIVNCNPETVSTDYDVSDRLYFEELTCEIVDAIYQFERPMGIVISVGGQTANNLACKLHSLGLSILGTSVESIDRCENRNKFSKLCDVLGIDQPSWEEFTSLEAAEQFCTKVSFPVLVRPSYVLSGASMRVIVSFDDLKSFLQTSAVINREHPVVISKFIENAKEVEVDCVASQGIILNYAISEHVEYAGTHSGDATLILPAQNILVGTHRRVKKITQKLSRYLNISGPFNVQYLCKNNQIKIIECNLRASRTLPFISKTLNMNFIDQATRVMVGSPARVQNIQLMDIDYVAVKVPMFSFDRLYPSDPLVGVDMKSTGEVVGFGESKYEALMKAMISSGMRIPSRSILISFGTDVDKFLISRKVETMLELGFNVYATEGTYNFLSRMNEVSTSEGGMSGRLDVRSLLSSNLVFFEDTITDGWSRNADQRPRGKLLPAYKPSDGREPSAVSLMKSGEVDMFINVAGRVNPGRTSDGYIMRRAAVDNKVTLITSNKLALLVIDALVMRHIRSSKGKVFFHNKSHQEYVN, encoded by the exons ATGGGTCACGACTCTGATTCCAGCGAGCACGTCTGGTACCCGGAAG AGCTGCGCCGCGGTCCCCCTGCCAAGCTCCTGCTGAAGGATGGAACCGAGTACTGCGGCTACTCGTTCGGGTACGTGGACGAGTCGTACAACTACGTCGACCCGGGAAGCGTGGATACTACGGGCGAGATTGTCTTTTCCACCGCCATGGTCGGCTATGCCGAGGCGCTCACTGACCCTAGCTTCCTGGGGCAGATCTTGGTGATGACCTATCCTTCGTTGGGCAACACCGGAGTCCCTCCCACAGAGCAG GACGAGTTCGGTTATTTGAAGTGGTTTGAAAGCTCGAAGATCCACGTGCGTGGTTTCGTCTGCTGCGACTACTCGGTGCATGATTCACATTGGTCGTCGTGTAAGTCCCTGTCGGCGTGGCTGCGCGAGGAGCGCATCCCTGCCATCGCGGGCATCGatacccgtgcgctcacgAAGCACCTGCGCACGTGCGGCTCGATGCTCGGCCGCATCATCATAGGGCGTGCGGCAACCCTTCCCGCCGACTCCCGCCTGCTGTCAAACTCCGCTTTCTACGACACAAACAGCGTCAACCTCTTGGAGACCCTTCCGTTGTCGCCTCCAACGCTTTACACGATGCGAGAGGTCGATGGTCACAAGTACGTGTCTAAGTTCGAGTTCACCGCGGCTGAGCTGAAGGAGATTTTACAACGTGACCCCGGCGCCTTCCACGTAGCGGACGCGATGTCCGCCTTTGCCCCGAAGCTGAAGTACGACGGTTACCCTAAGAGCCCGGTGCAGCCCCACAGTCCCGCTGGTTCGTGCGGTGCGCAGGGCTCCGGGGAGCTGTCGAACTGCTTGGGTCTCAAGGATGTCACGCTTGTTGTGGTGGTCAACTGCGGGGCCAAGAGCAACATCATCCGCCTGATGTTGCGAATGTGCCCTCCTCAGATGCGTCTGCTGTTGGTTCCCTTCAGCTTCGACTTCGCCCGGATCCCCTACGACGGTTTGGTGATTTCAAACGGGCCAGGCGACCCCAACGAGGCGCATTCCACGATCGCCAACCTCCGCTTAGCCATGCAGAGGACGGCTCCGATCTTCGGTATTTGTCTGGGACACCAGCTGATGGCCATCGCCGCTGGCGCGAGCACGTATAAGATGACCTACGGCCACCGCGGTTTCAACCAGCCCTGCGTGGACTTGCGCACGTCCAAGTGCTACATGACGTCGCAGAACCACGGGTTCGCCGTCGACGAGGACACCATTCCGCCAGACTGGTCCACGTTGTTCGTGAACGCGAACGACGGGTGCGTGGAAGGTCTGATCCACATGGTCAACCCGTGGTTCAGTTCACAGTTCCACCCCGAGGCCAGCGGAGGGCCTACGGACACCACGTTCTTGATGCTCGACTTCATCTACAGCATGGGCAAGAACGGCTGCATCCCGCTGCACATCCGCGCCATCACGCCGCGTGTCCAGTGGAAGCGAATCTTGCTTTTGAGCAGCGGCGGCATTTCCATTGGCCAGGCTGGCGAGTTCGACTACAGCGGCAGTCAGGCTATTAAGGCGCTGAAGGAGTCTGGCGCCGATGTCATCTTGGTGAACCCGAATGTGGCTACTGTCCAGACCAGCTACGGGCTGGCTGACGTGATATACTTCCAACCCATAACGTTCGAGTTCGTGTCGGAGATCATCGCCAAGGAGCGCCCTGACGGTATCATGTGCAGCTTCGGAGGCCAGACGGCGCTGAACTGCGGCATCGAGTTGTTCAAATCTGGGATCCTCGCCAAGTACAACTGTGAAGTGCTGGGCACCCCCATAGAGACCATCATCAACACCGAGGACCGCGCGATTTTCAACGAGAAGATGGCCGAGATCGGCGAGCGCTGCGCTCCGTCGAAGGTTGGCACGAGCGCGGACTCGTGTGTCGCCGCCGCTGCGGAGCTGGGTTACCCGGTGTTGGTGCGCACCAACTTCGCGTTGGGAGGGTTCGGTTCGGGCTTCGCCAAGGATGAAGCGGAATTGCGCGAGATTTTGTCCAACATCTTCACCGCAGGCTCGTGCCGTAATGGCCACGAACCCGCTGAGGGCACCGCATCCCCGAACCAGGCCGACGTTGGCCCCGGCTCTGTGTCGGAGGATTCCACCGTGTGCGTGTACATCGACAAGGCGTTGAACGGCTGGAAGGAGATCGAGTTCGAGATAATCCGCGACAGCAACGACAACTGCATTACTCCTGCGAGCATGGAGAACTTCAACCCCCTCGGCATCCACACCGGTGACTCCATCGTCGTGGCTCCTGCGCAAAccctgaccaacgtggagcTGTACAAGTACCGCGAGATCGCCTTCAAGATCGTGCGCCACCTCGGCATCATCGGCGAGTGCAACATCCAGTTCGCTGTGAACCCGGACAGTGACGAGTACTTCATCGTGGAGCTGAACGCGCGCCTCAGCCGCAGCTCCGCCCTCGCGTCCAAGGCCACCGGCTACCCGTTGGCGTACGTCGCTGCGCGCATAGCTTTGGGCTTCGACCTGGTGCAGatgcgcaacgccatcacgTTGGTAACGACCGCGTGCTTTGAGCCGAGTTTGGACTACGTGGTGGTTAAGATCCCCAAGTGGGATTTGCGCAAGTTCGAGTTCGCGGACAACCTGCTTGGCAGCAGCATGAAGTCCGTGGGTGAGGTGATGTCGATCGGCCGCACGTTCGAGGAGGCCATGCAGAAGGCGTTGCGCATGTCCGGCGACGGCGTCACGGgcttcagcagcggcgTGTTGTCCACGGCCGACCGGGATGCCGTCGTGCATGGGCTGTGCCATCCCACACCCGACCACGTGTCGGCCATCGCCCGCGCTTTCGAGCTCGGCATGAGCGTGTCCGAGGTGCATGGTTTGACCCGCATCGACCCCTGGTTCCTGCACCGGCTGCACTACCTCCACGTGCTGACATCGCATCTGGGCCGCTTCAGCAGCGTGTCTGAACTTTCTTTCAACCAGATGCGGTGCTACAAGGTGCACGGTTTCAGCGACAAGCAGATCGCCGAGGGTCTCGGCGACGCGTCAGCCACTGAGGACGACGTGAGGGTGCACCGCAAGTCGCTCGGCGTGATCCCGGTGACGAAGGTCATCGACACGCTGGCTGCGGAATACCCGGCGAAGACTAACTACTGCTACCTGACGTACAACGGCATCGAAAACGACGTCTCGGCGTGCAGCCCCGCGGACGTTGCCCGCAGCTCCTGTGACGACGGCGATTGCACCGGCAAGTCGAGTGGCCCTGCCATTGTGGTCCTGGGGTGCGGTCCTTACCGTATCGGCTCCAGCATCGAATTCGACTGGTCCGCGGTGAGCTGCGTGAAGGCGCTGCGGAGTCTGGGCTACCGCGCCGTGATCGTGAACTGCAACCCGGAGACCGTGTCCACTGACTACGACGTCAGTGACCGGCTGTATTTCGAGGAGCTCACCTGCGAGATCGTGGACGCCATTTACCAGTTCGAAAGGCCTATGGGCATCGTGATTTCGGTGGGGGGCCAAACTGCGAACAACCTGGCCTGCAAGCTGCACAGCCTGGGGCTCTCCATTTTGGGTACCAGCGTGGAGTCGATCGACCGCTGCGAGAACCGGAACAAGTTCTCCAAGCTGTGCGATGTGCTGGGCATCGACCAGCCCTCTTGGGAGGAGTTCACCTCCCTGGAGGCTGCCGAGCAGTTCTGCACCAAGGTGTCCTTTCCCGTGTTGGTCCGACCCTCGTACGTGTTGTCGGGCGCTTCGATGCGCGTGATAGTTTCCTTCGACGACCTGAAGAGCTTCCTGCAGACGTCGGCCGTGATAAACCGCGAGCACCCGGTGGTGATTTCCAAGTTCATCGAGAACGccaaggaggtggaggtcGACTGTGTGGCGTCGCAGGGTATCATTCTGAACTACGCCATCAGCGAGCACGTGGAGTACGCCGGTACGCACTCGGGCGACGCCACGCTGATTCTGCCGGCGCAGAACATCTTGGTGGGCACCCACCGCCGCGTGAAGAAGATAACCCAGAAGCTTTCGCGCTACTTGAACATCAGCGGCCCGTTCAACGTGCAGTACCTctgcaagaacaaccagatCAAGATCATCGAGTGCAACCTCCGCGCCTCCCGCACGCTGCCGTTCATTTCCAAGACTCTGAACATGAACTTCATCGACCAGGCCACCCGCGTCATGGTGGGCAGCCCCGCTCGGGTGCAGAACATCCAGCTGATGGACATCGACTACGTGGCCGTCAAGGTGCCGATGTTCTCGTTCGACCGTTTGTACCCGTCTGACCCGCTGGTTGGCGTGGATATGAAATCGACCGGTGAGGTGGTCGGCTTCGGCGAGAGCAAGTACGAAGCGCTCATGAAGGCCATGATATCCAGCGGCATGCGCATCCCGTCGCGCTCGATCCTGATATCCTTCGGCACCGACGTCGACAAGTTTTTGATATCTCGTAAGGTGGAAACCATGCTCGAGCTCGGCTTCAACGTGTACGCCACCGAGGGCACCTACAACTTCCTCTCGCGCATGAACGAGGTCTCGACATCCGAAGGCGGCATGTCCGGCCGTTTGGACGTGCGTTCGCTGCTTTCCTCGAACCTGGTGTTCTTCGAGGACACCATCACCGACGGCTGGTCGCGCAACGCCGACCAAAGGCCGCGTGGCAAGCTGCTGCCGGCCTACAAGCCCAGCGACGGCCGCGAGCCCAGCGCGGTGAGCCTGATGAAGAGCGGCGAGGTGGACATGTTCATTAACGTCGCTGGCCGCGTGAACCCCGGGCGCACGTCGGACGGGTACATCATGCGGCGCGCCGCCGTGGACAACAAGGTGACCCTGATCACCAGCAACAAGCTGGCGCTCCTGGTGATCGACGCGCTGGTCATGCGCCACATCCGCAGTTCCAAGGGCAAGGTCTTCTTCCACAACAAAAGCCACCAGGAGTACGTGAACTAG
- a CDS encoding hydrolase, NUDIX family protein, putative encodes MSSEALCKSLKLALRINSSGGSAAGSREDAASHRRPEPCPSVFVPGPPVGMAAFPMAMPPPVAMRSRDPRAVYPCPSSITPSPLPRCPSPKHLPSEGHTSVMAPSAAACVGNAPLRERDPSISEQRALLLTKHGNVDADLLDQALSDCYGRFVALLPEEVLSDHVRLCFYLREAYWWYCDKWVVRHPKKLCPMKFGAFLTLVCDDCPLLRAFISDEEEKVLLDNWSKYNQKIPLRGCMVMNKTCDKVLMVQSYNSHNWTFPRGKTDEAEDDSACAAREVLEEVGLDVRQLIHPEVFVEHVSNGRTLKLFFVPGVDEDTKLGSNTEYEIGEIKWIPLSTLVEAQKKQMKHFRLFDVTQFVKGLWEFVRDFRGGELREHFPTAYANFCRVRDSAEELPSLDEHSLDNPCSTSAGEHRAQLSKFQFDDQHKVDLCYETFGEASGWSADEMFRVNQEKFGVQSTYRQPNAAAKYRSPPRRKLIPFDPESFMS; translated from the coding sequence ATGTCGTCCGAGGCCTTATGCAAGAGCCTGAAGCTTGCGCTGCGTATCAATTCCAGCGGCGGTTCTGCCGCTGGCAGCAGGGAGGATGCAGCCAGCCATCGCCGTCCGGAGCCGTGCCCGAGCGTTTTCGTTCCGGGTCCTCCTGTGGGCATGGCGGCGTTCCCAATGGCCatgccgccgccggtggCTATGCGGAGCCGGGACCCAAGGGCAGTTTACCCCTGCCCTTCGTCGATCACGCCTTCTCCGCTGCCCCGGTGCCCGTCGCCGAAACACCTGCCGTCTGAGGGCCACACCAGCGTCATGGCGCCGTCGGCTGCTGCCTGTGTGGGCAACGCACCGCTGCGCGAGCGAGACCCATCGATATCGGAACAGCGCGCCCTCCTTCTGACCAAGCACGGCAACGTGGATGCTGACCTGCTGGACCAGGCGCTATCGGACTGCTACGGCCGCTTCGTGGCTCTGCTGCCGGAGGAGGTGCTGAGCGACCACGTGCGTCTGTGCTTTTACCTGCGCGAGGCGTACTGGTGGTACTGCGACAAGTGGGTTGTGCGCCACCCGAAGAAGCTTTGCCCGATGAAGTTCGGCGCGTTCCTGACCCTGGTCTGCGACGACTGCCCGCTGCTGCGCGCCTTCATcagcgacgaggaggagaaggtgctgctggacaatTGGTCGAAGTACAACCAGAAGATACCGCTGCGCGGTTGTATGGTGATGAACAAGACCTGTGACAAGGTGCTGATGGTGCAGAGCTACAACAGCCACAACTGGACCTTTCCGCGCGGGAAGACGGACGAGGCGGAGGACGACAGCGCGTGCGCGGCCCGCGAGGTCCTGGAGGAGGTGGGCCTGGACGTGCGGCAGCTGATCCACCCCGAGGTGTTCGTGGAGCACGTGAGCAACGGGCGCACGCTGAAGCTGTTTTTCGTGCCGGGCGTCGACGAAGACACGAAGCTCGGCTCCAACACTGAGTACGAGATCGGTGAGATCAAGTGGATACCGCTGTCAACGCTGGTGGAGGCGCAGAAGAAGCAAATGAAGCACTTCCGTCTGTTCGACGTGACGCAGTTCGTGAAGGGCCTCTGGGAGTTCGTGCGCGACTTCCGCGGCGGGGAGCTGCGGGAGCACTTCCCCACCGCGTACGCAAACTTCTGCCGCGTGAGAGACAGTGCGGAGGAGCTGCCGTCGCTGGACGAGCACAGTCTCGACAACCCGTGCTCGACGTCGGCCGGTGAGCACAGGGCGCAGCTTTCCAAGTTCCAGTTCGACGACCAGCACAAGGTGGACCTGTGCTACGAGACGTTCGGCGAGGCGAGCGGCTGGTCCGCTGACGAGATGTTCAGGGTGAACCAGGAGAAGTTCGGCGTGCAGTCGACCTACCGACAGCCGAACGCGGCGGCCAAATATCGCTCACCCCCGCGCCGAAAGCTGATACCATTCGACCCGGAATCATTTATGTCTTAA
- a CDS encoding ZN/RING FINGER PROTEIN 2 domain containing protein, putative: MASNAGSIRSTSLIDSILRRGGTSTTTQGTGSGGDDDDIPERYRRVFVCISLLSIIGAILAFNVLLSYDSMSRDTSDVDEVQISDNMGVYGTYYTGEYEICEAARKFKTADGRVVEHPAECRKGVMHASVIFRSMIFDSFTKMFVLLCLELPEGSRFSMGNSSRYGANSFKNERRVYMGFSGLESTGRIDSLYMSGMSAVMGPFTSRAPLKEYWPAEALKVDYWNEYFGKASGAVCSFNTFIRQPIPRLNQVSLRRLDELYILNIRRFLLKDLEHISKYDSSRFNIFNALYGEPTPPTSSVAEEVSDSSSIPVSTHSSGDASKVESDSMLFDTINGTLKSTDCGVTIKFNGKERDMSYMDSMAYNFSTVFLIKIMIETYVLLKQVRKVDEGAQGQTMSIIAFTMYSYQDWLEIFMLVFHRGVFWKNVTSFCFMFLMKLFLIGIVDHTFLVLIWRANHAEQIREGWEATQKRFSLFYRYYFSFLFLKALLWYFYYVESPWVLIVTYLCWVPQILLDAWRGHCTSFSFWSIVALSLCRMYLPYYLFMLKDSAFTYDVFALDSARTNRTVGAYIMLVICLQLILMSLQRLNGARCFASWSILPQIYTYVRPWSQLMQDDPQECVICMYSIVHSKRDWSITPCNHLFHSRCLKEWASIKLECPNCRQTLPPIT; encoded by the exons ATGGCGTCGAACGCAGGAAGCATCAGGTCCACTAGCCTGATAGACTCCATCTTACGGAGAGGTGGTACAAGTACAACTACCCAAGGCACGGGTAGCGGTGGAGACGATGACGATATACCAGAGAGGTACCGCAGAGTGTTTGTTTGCATTTCTTTGCTCTCAATTATAGGGGCCATACTGGCTTTCAACGTGTTGTTAAGTTACGATTCCATGAGCCGGGACACATCGGACGTTGACGAGGTACAGATTTCGGATAACATGGGAGTGTACGGCACCTACTATACCGGCGAGTATGAAATATGCGAGGCCGCGCGGAAGTTCAAGACAGCAGACGGGCGCGTGGTAGAGCATCCAGCGGAATGTCGTAAAGGTGTGATGCACGCTTCTGTTATATTCCGAAGCATGATTTTTGACTCTTTCACGAAGATGTTTGTGTTGCTCTGCTTGGAGCTACCCGAAGGCAGTCGCTTTAGCATGGGGAATTCTTCTCGGTATGGTGCTAACAGTTTCAAAAATGAGCGCCGCGTCTACATGGGATTCTCCGGCTTGGAATCAACGGGCAGGATTGACTCGTTATACATGTCGGGGATGTCGGCCGTGATGGGCCCTTTTACGTCGCGAGCTCCGTTGAAAGAATACTGGCCTGCGGAAGCTTTGAAGGTGGACTATTGGAATGAGTATTTTGGCAAGGCTTCCGGTGCGGTATGCTCGTTCAACACGTTTATTCGCCAGCCCATACCCCGCCTGAACCAGGTTTCTTTGCGCCGTTTGGATGAGCTTTACATTTTGAATATCCGCCGTTTCCTTCTGAAAGACTTAGAGCACATATCTAAATACGACTCTTCGAGGTTCAACATTTTTAACGCGTTGTACGGTGAGCCCACTCCACCAACCTCCAGTGTAGCGGAGGAAGTGTCAGATTCGTCATCCATTCCAGTCTCAACTCACTCATCAGGGGACGCCAGTAAAGTGGAATCTGATTCAATGCTGTTTGACACGATAAACGGAACGCTGAAGAGCACGGATTGTGGTGTGACCATAAAATTTAACGGAAAGGAGCGCGACATGTCTTACATGGACAGTATGGCGTATAACTTTTCGACTGTCTTCTTAATCAAAATAATGATCGAGACCTACGTTTTGTTGAAGCAAGTGCGCAAGGTGGATGAGGGTGCCCAGGGTCAGACGATGAGCATCATTGCCTTCACCATGTATTCGTACCAGGATTGGCTTGAGATTTTCATGCTGGTGTTCCACCGCGGCGTGTTTTGGAAGAATGTGACGAGTTTTTGTTTCATGTTCCTCATGAAGCTGTTTTTGATAGGCATCGTAGACCACACCTTCCTGGTGTTGATCTGGCGCGCCAACCATGCAGAGCAGATCCGTGAGGGTTGGGAGGCTACTCAGAAGCGGTTCTCGCTTTTTTATCGTTACTATTTCAGCTTCCTGTTCCTAAAAGCACTGCTGTGGTACTTTTACTACGTGGAGAGTCCGTGGGTCCTCATTGTGACCTATTTGTGTTGGGTGCCTCAGATTCTGCTGGATGCGTGGCGTGGACATTGCACCTCTTTCAGCTTCTGGTCGATCGTTGCGCTTTCGCTCTGCCGCATGTACCTGCCGTATTACCTGTTCATGCTCAAGGACAGCGCATTCACGTACGACGTGTTTGCGCTTGACTCCGCGCGCACGAACCGTACGGTCGGGGCGTACATTATGCTGGTGATCTGCCTTCAGCTGATCCTCATGTCCCTCCAGCGTCTCAATGGTGCTAGGTGCTTCGCCTCGTGGTCGATTCTGCCGCAAATATACACGTATGTGCGCCCGTGGTCGCAGCTTATGCAGGACGACCCTCAGGAGTGCGTGATTTGTATGTACAGCATCGTGCATTCTAAACG AGATTGGAGCATCACGCCGTGCAACCACCTCTTCCACAGCCGCTGCCTGAAGGAGTGGGCGTCAATAAAGCTCGAGTGCCCGAATTGCAGGCAGACACTTCCGCCTATAACGTAG
- a CDS encoding protein kinase domain containing protein, putative yields the protein MRQPAAGRYGESEDADARAVLYRQHQNAMYQQRCVSYNRPAQQLKDETGQNWNQVPEVERAHGIPDGREMAQGVQAARATDPQVNPEDKYQVERMIGNGSFGVVHEAVQKETGKRVAIKKVLQDPRYKNRELGIMLELSHPNIVFLFDYFYTESVREQERQRYLNLVMEFVPGTVHRVMRSYFKKYSQMPLKLIKIYAFQLCRALGYLHSMGVCHRDLKPHNLLVDLQTNVLKLCDFGSAKKLMPGEWSVAYICSRFYRAPELMLGANEYTTAIDIWSIGCVIGELLMGKPMFAGDTSVDQLVKIIQVLGTPTIEQMHAMNPNYTNVTFPNIRAADLSRVFPRNTPAVAIEFVTLFLRYDPKERIQPLEALGHKFFDEILYDPSPEIHVPENLLDFTKQELELMSDSCKQKLGIVQ from the exons ATGCGTCAGCCGGCCGCCGGGCGGTACGGCGAGTCGGAGGATGCGGATGCCCGCGCAGTCCTATACCGCCAACACCAAAACGCAATGTACCAGCAACGATGCGTTTCATACAACCGTCCAGCGCAGCAATTGAAAGATGAGACGGGCCAAAATTGGAACCAGGTGCCGGAGGTTGAGCGCGCTCATGGGATCCCAGACGGACGTGAAATGGCGCAGGGCGTGCAAGCTGCGAGGGCAACAGATCCGCAGGTCAACCCTGAGGACAAGTACCAGGTCGAGCGGATGATTGGCAACGGGTCTTTCGGCGTGGTGCACGAGGCCGTGCAGAAGGAAACGGGCAAGCGAGTGGCCATCAAGAAGGTGCTGCAG GACCCGCGCTACAAGAACAGAGAACTCGGAATCATGCTAGAGCTCTCACACCCCAATATCGTCTTCCTCTTCGACTACTTCTACACGGAGTCGGTCAGGGAGCAGGAAAGACAGCGCTACCTCAACCTGGTCATGGAATTCGTGCCCGGCACCGTGCACAGGGTCATGCGCTCATACTTCAAAAAGTACAGCCAGATGCCGCTCAAACTCATCAAGATCTACGCTTTCCAGCTGTGCAGGGCGCTGGGCTACCTGCACTCCATGGGGGTGTGCCACCGCGACCTCAAGCCACACAACCTCCTGGTGGACCTACAgaccaatgtgctcaaACTCTGCGATTTCGGCTCCGCAAAGAAGCTGATGCCCGGGGAGTGGAGCGTGGCATACATCTGCTCCAGGTTTTACAGGGCGCCGGAGCTCATGTTGGGCGCGAACGAGTACACCACCGCCATTGACATCTGGTCAATCGGATGCGTAATCGGCGAGCTCCTTATGGGAAAGCCAATGTTCGCTGGCGACACTTCGGTGGACCAGCTGGTCAAGATCATCCAAGTGCTGGGGACGCCTACCATCGAACAGATGCACGCGATGAACCCCAATTACACGAATGTCACGTTCCCGAACATACGGGCAGCAGATCTATCGCGGGTATTCCCAAGGAACACGCCGGCAGTGGCTATCGAGTTTGTCACGCTCTTCCTGCGCTACGACCCCAAGGAGCGCATCCAGCCACTCGAGGCGCTCGGCCACAAGTTTTTCGACGAAATCCTGTACGATCCCAGTCCGGAAATTCACGTGCCGGAAAACCTGCTCGACTTTACAAAGCAAGAGCTAGAGCTCATGTCCGACAGCTGCAAACAGAAACTCGGCATCGTGCAGTAA